From Deinococcus aquaticus, one genomic window encodes:
- the rpmB gene encoding 50S ribosomal protein L28 translates to MSRECYLTGKKNLVVNSVTRRGKARAQGGVGRKVTGVTKRVQRANLLKKAIRETVNGRSTVKTVWLSANALRTLSRGPYHGIELL, encoded by the coding sequence ATGAGTCGTGAATGCTACCTGACCGGCAAGAAGAACCTCGTGGTGAACAGCGTGACCCGGCGCGGCAAGGCCCGCGCGCAGGGCGGCGTGGGCCGCAAGGTCACCGGCGTGACCAAACGCGTGCAGCGCGCCAATCTGCTAAAAAAAGCCATCCGTGAAACCGTGAACGGCAGGAGCACCGTGAAAACCGTGTGGCTCAGCGCGAACGCCCTGCGCACCCTCAGCCGTGGCCCCTACCACGGCATTGAGCTGCTGTGA
- a CDS encoding CAP domain-containing protein, whose translation MDGFSWRWAARRAAWALIWLLVLLVLAWAGLRVAGWLPGQQMPEQQTSAAPPSGAASSAPLAAPLPTSPAEPSPAPARLPDPVPPGSVPPDSATPQRAPEPAAAVAPASGALAALNSLRAGAGVGAVQAEPDWQAGCAAHARHLVRADRAEHREDPASPSRSAAGEACAPGHYFVSSQPGSDLRRALSYWVGGAFHLPQLLDPRLTRVAFGEAHDAGGAFQSAAVLDVRRGLSAPDGQTYPVRYPGPEAGLDLAVAPAGASASEWPDPLVHCGLNEAGAPVALLMGPGVTVRGASLKVNGQPVPACLLSAASFRGDSTGDTQVGRGVLGAQGAGVLLPHAPLRAGDRVQVSFGTTAGRVGWSFGVR comes from the coding sequence ATGGACGGTTTTTCCTGGCGGTGGGCAGCGCGGCGGGCCGCGTGGGCGCTGATCTGGCTACTCGTGCTGCTGGTTCTGGCGTGGGCGGGCCTGCGGGTGGCCGGGTGGCTGCCCGGACAGCAGATGCCCGAACAGCAGACCAGCGCAGCCCCACCGTCCGGCGCGGCCTCATCTGCCCCGCTGGCGGCACCCCTGCCGACCTCGCCGGCTGAACCGTCACCTGCCCCGGCCCGCCTGCCCGACCCGGTTCCACCCGGTTCTGTCCCACCCGACTCGGCCACGCCCCAGCGTGCGCCGGAACCAGCGGCTGCCGTGGCGCCGGCCTCAGGGGCGCTGGCCGCCCTGAACAGTCTGCGGGCCGGGGCGGGCGTGGGGGCGGTGCAGGCCGAGCCGGACTGGCAGGCGGGCTGCGCGGCGCACGCGCGGCACCTGGTGCGCGCCGACCGCGCCGAGCACCGCGAGGACCCCGCCAGTCCCTCCCGGTCGGCGGCGGGCGAGGCCTGCGCGCCCGGACATTACTTCGTGTCGTCGCAGCCGGGCAGCGACCTGCGGCGGGCGCTGTCGTACTGGGTGGGCGGCGCGTTTCACCTGCCGCAACTGCTGGACCCGCGCCTGACCCGCGTGGCGTTCGGGGAGGCGCACGACGCGGGCGGGGCGTTCCAGTCGGCGGCCGTGCTGGACGTGAGGCGTGGCCTGAGCGCGCCGGACGGTCAGACGTACCCCGTGCGCTACCCCGGCCCGGAGGCGGGCCTGGATCTGGCGGTGGCCCCGGCGGGCGCGTCCGCGTCCGAGTGGCCGGACCCGCTGGTCCACTGCGGTCTGAATGAGGCAGGCGCGCCGGTTGCGCTGCTGATGGGGCCGGGCGTCACGGTGCGCGGCGCGTCCCTGAAGGTGAACGGGCAGCCTGTCCCGGCGTGTCTGCTGAGCGCTGCTTCGTTCCGGGGGGACTCGACGGGCGACACGCAGGTGGGGCGGGGCGTGCTGGGCGCGCAGGGGGCCGGGGTGCTGCTGCCGCACGCGCCACTGCGGGCCGGGGACCGCGTGCAGGTGAGTTTCGGCACGACGGCCGGGCGGGTCGGGTGGTCTTTCGGCGTGCGGTAA
- a CDS encoding HDIG domain-containing metalloprotein, which yields MPHRTFMSRLRRKATGYAAKVRRLQRSLRASDAHPDDPWARTHLTPEEARVYTAMDPRDREHACRVTLHLLRDHPQAPPELIAAALLHDCGKSLRPYHAWERVLVGLIPNRVARVLPPVGAVGIRAHHPELGARLLAHAGARPRVARLVARHHHPGGDPEAELLHHYDDQE from the coding sequence ATGCCTCACCGCACCTTCATGAGCCGCCTTCGCCGCAAGGCGACCGGGTACGCGGCCAAGGTGCGCCGCCTTCAGCGCAGCCTGCGCGCCAGCGACGCCCACCCCGACGACCCCTGGGCCCGGACCCACCTGACCCCCGAAGAAGCCCGCGTGTACACCGCCATGGACCCCCGCGACCGCGAACACGCCTGCCGCGTCACCCTCCACCTGCTGCGCGACCACCCGCAAGCCCCGCCCGAACTGATTGCCGCCGCGCTCCTGCACGACTGCGGCAAGAGCCTGCGCCCCTACCACGCCTGGGAACGCGTGCTGGTCGGCCTGATTCCCAACCGCGTGGCCCGCGTCCTGCCGCCCGTGGGGGCGGTCGGCATCCGCGCGCACCACCCGGAACTCGGCGCGCGGCTCCTCGCGCACGCCGGGGCGCGCCCCCGCGTGGCCCGCCTCGTCGCCCGCCACCACCACCCGGGCGGCGACCCCGAAGCCGAACTGCTGCACCACTACGACGACCAGGAATAG
- the trxB gene encoding thioredoxin-disulfide reductase, whose translation MTGNTPSTQHYDVVIVGGGPAGLTAAIYTGRASLSTLILEKGLPGGQIAQTEEVENYPGFPEPISGMELASRMQQQAEKFGGKIEMDEVQSIVRTDDDREHAYPFTVTGYSGTYHAKAVILATGANPKRLGIPGEQDFWGRGVSTCATCDGFFYRGKKVVVIGGGDAAVEEGLFLTKFADEVTLIHRRDTLRANKVAQARAFANPKMKFVWDTAPVEIQGDEAVSGVRLKNLKTNEEYDMPTDGVFIFIGHTPNTEFVQDTVKLRPDGYVDVTDEIYTSVPMLFAAGDVSDYIYRQLGTSVGAGTRAAMSAERALAALELETAETAAD comes from the coding sequence ATGACGGGCAACACTCCCAGCACCCAGCACTACGACGTAGTGATCGTCGGCGGCGGCCCCGCCGGACTGACCGCCGCCATCTACACCGGCCGCGCCAGCCTCAGCACCCTGATCCTCGAAAAGGGCCTGCCCGGCGGCCAGATCGCCCAGACGGAAGAAGTCGAGAACTACCCCGGCTTCCCCGAACCCATCAGCGGCATGGAACTCGCCAGCCGCATGCAGCAGCAGGCCGAGAAGTTCGGCGGTAAGATCGAGATGGACGAGGTCCAGAGCATCGTCCGCACCGACGACGACCGCGAACACGCCTACCCCTTCACCGTCACCGGCTACAGCGGCACCTACCACGCCAAGGCCGTGATCCTCGCCACCGGCGCCAACCCCAAACGCCTGGGCATCCCCGGCGAGCAGGACTTCTGGGGCCGCGGCGTCAGCACCTGCGCCACCTGCGACGGATTCTTCTACCGTGGCAAGAAAGTCGTCGTGATCGGCGGAGGAGACGCCGCCGTCGAGGAAGGCCTGTTCCTGACCAAATTCGCCGACGAGGTCACCCTGATCCACCGCCGCGACACCCTGCGCGCCAACAAGGTCGCGCAGGCCCGAGCCTTCGCGAACCCCAAGATGAAATTCGTCTGGGACACCGCCCCCGTCGAAATCCAGGGTGACGAGGCCGTCAGCGGCGTGCGCCTGAAGAACCTCAAAACCAACGAAGAATACGACATGCCCACCGACGGCGTGTTCATCTTCATCGGTCACACCCCCAACACCGAATTCGTGCAGGACACCGTCAAACTTCGCCCCGACGGGTACGTGGACGTGACCGACGAGATCTACACCAGCGTCCCCATGCTGTTCGCCGCCGGTGACGTCAGCGACTACATCTACCGCCAGCTGGGCACCAGCGTCGGCGCCGGCACGCGCGCCGCCATGAGCGCCGAACGCGCCCTGGCCGCCCTGGAACTCGAAACCGCCGAGACCGCTGCCGACTGA
- a CDS encoding FKBP-type peptidyl-prolyl cis-trans isomerase has product MNITQDKVVELDYKLTVNGEIVDQSEPGEPLVYLHGHSNIIPGLEKQLEGKAAGESMSVTVQPEEGYGPRDEDNIDDLSREDFEDDIEVGQTYYAQAEDGSVIPFTVMAVEGDTVKVDFNPPLAGMVLDFDVTVLAVRDATSEELEHGHAHSGDDHDHE; this is encoded by the coding sequence ATGAATATTACCCAGGACAAGGTTGTTGAACTCGACTACAAACTCACCGTGAACGGCGAAATCGTCGACCAGAGCGAACCCGGCGAGCCGCTGGTATACCTGCACGGGCACAGCAACATCATCCCCGGACTGGAAAAGCAGCTGGAAGGTAAGGCCGCCGGCGAGAGCATGAGCGTCACCGTGCAGCCCGAGGAAGGTTACGGCCCGCGCGACGAGGACAACATCGACGACCTGTCCCGTGAGGACTTCGAGGACGACATCGAAGTGGGCCAGACATACTACGCGCAGGCCGAGGACGGCAGCGTCATTCCGTTCACGGTAATGGCCGTGGAAGGCGACACCGTCAAGGTGGATTTCAACCCGCCCCTGGCCGGCATGGTCCTGGATTTCGACGTGACCGTCCTGGCCGTCCGTGACGCCACCAGCGAGGAACTCGAGCACGGTCACGCGCACTCCGGCGACGACCACGACCACGAGTAA
- a CDS encoding CobW family GTP-binding protein, whose amino-acid sequence MVTVPPVRPSVPITVLCGFLGAGKTTLLNRLLTQTDGQRVAVIVNEFGAVNIDASLVVKTDEQTVELSNGCICCTLRGDLLHAVNDLLETRELDAILIESTGIGEPLPIAQSFCLTPEELEIEPEDGQAPIPNLLGRVHVDAMITVVDTAQFFTLWNRQDAIPGDDFERGFGELLAEQLEFADIVVLNKLDLALPDDVTALRELVGITNPRARVLDATQGRLPAAELLNTGLFDFDHSSQLDAWMTELEKEHTPESETYGLGTHIYRSERPFDPDRLNEALTLGLPRNVIRSKGWVNLGGGVATLWNHTGRQLALETAGEWLSPDEAFSELVFIGRDLDGAALDHLLNGALRT is encoded by the coding sequence ATGGTGACTGTCCCCCCCGTCCGCCCCTCCGTGCCCATCACCGTCCTGTGCGGTTTCCTGGGTGCCGGGAAAACCACCCTCCTGAACCGCCTGCTCACCCAGACGGACGGCCAGCGCGTCGCCGTGATCGTCAACGAATTCGGCGCCGTGAACATCGACGCCAGCCTGGTCGTCAAGACAGACGAACAGACAGTCGAACTCAGCAACGGCTGCATCTGCTGCACCCTGCGCGGCGACCTGCTGCACGCCGTGAACGACCTGCTGGAAACACGCGAGCTGGACGCCATCCTGATCGAATCCACCGGCATCGGCGAGCCGCTCCCCATCGCGCAGAGTTTCTGCCTGACCCCCGAGGAACTGGAGATCGAACCGGAAGACGGTCAGGCCCCCATTCCCAACCTGCTGGGCCGCGTACACGTGGATGCCATGATCACGGTCGTGGACACCGCGCAGTTCTTCACGCTCTGGAACCGTCAGGACGCCATCCCCGGCGACGATTTCGAGCGCGGCTTCGGGGAACTGCTGGCCGAGCAACTGGAATTTGCGGACATCGTCGTGCTGAACAAACTCGACCTGGCCCTGCCGGACGACGTGACGGCGCTGCGTGAACTGGTCGGCATCACCAACCCGCGCGCCCGCGTGCTGGACGCCACCCAGGGCCGCCTGCCCGCCGCAGAGCTGCTGAACACCGGCCTGTTCGACTTCGACCACTCCAGCCAGCTGGACGCCTGGATGACCGAACTGGAGAAGGAGCACACCCCGGAATCCGAGACGTACGGCCTGGGCACCCACATCTACCGCTCGGAGCGTCCCTTCGACCCGGACCGCCTGAACGAGGCCCTGACGCTGGGCCTGCCGCGCAACGTGATCCGCTCGAAGGGCTGGGTGAACCTGGGAGGCGGCGTGGCGACCCTGTGGAATCACACCGGGCGGCAACTGGCGCTGGAAACGGCGGGCGAGTGGCTCAGCCCGGACGAGGCGTTCAGCGAACTGGTGTTCATCGGCCGCGACCTCGACGGGGCCGCGCTGGATCACCTGCTGAACGGCGCCCTGCGAACCTGA
- the glp gene encoding gephyrin-like molybdotransferase Glp: protein MTAPLPPFPMHVSVQEARTLLAALLPERRTETVPLAQAAGRTLAGDLRALVSHPSATESALDGIAAREADTLGAAPPTPVRLRVIGESRAGAAFTGTVGAGECVRIYTGAPLPPGADAICPVEQLLDDGPDGVHLRRPASPGDVRHEGGDFRTGEVVMTAGLLLTAPRLALAAALGHPQVPVLAPLRVALLSTGDEVVPPGQPLTAGQVYDSNSVGLRAMLIEAGCEVIPLGHAPDSPEALQAAIDRAGGADALLTSGGVSMGKYDFMRDLLIEQGRVSFWKVRMRPGGPAILGGWNGLPVFGLPGNPVSSLVVFHVIVRPALTGQPPQTLRLRAATPFRALPDKTAFWRASIQDGRVSDYGQQGSGILRSLSEAGALVIVPEGQPVQPGDDVDVILL, encoded by the coding sequence ATGACTGCGCCGCTCCCCCCGTTCCCCATGCACGTCAGCGTGCAGGAGGCCCGCACCCTGCTGGCCGCGCTGCTTCCCGAACGCCGCACCGAGACCGTGCCGCTCGCGCAGGCCGCCGGGCGGACCCTGGCGGGCGACCTGCGCGCCCTGGTCAGCCACCCCAGCGCCACCGAGAGTGCCCTGGACGGCATTGCCGCCCGCGAGGCCGACACGCTGGGCGCTGCGCCGCCTACCCCGGTACGCCTGCGTGTGATCGGCGAGAGCCGCGCCGGGGCGGCCTTCACCGGCACGGTCGGCGCGGGCGAGTGCGTGCGCATCTACACGGGCGCGCCCCTGCCGCCCGGCGCGGACGCCATCTGCCCGGTCGAACAGCTGCTCGACGACGGGCCGGACGGGGTGCACCTGCGCCGCCCCGCCAGTCCCGGCGACGTGCGCCACGAGGGTGGCGACTTCCGCACCGGGGAGGTCGTCATGACTGCTGGGCTGCTCCTGACCGCGCCCCGGCTGGCCCTGGCCGCCGCGCTCGGGCACCCGCAGGTGCCGGTGCTCGCGCCGCTGCGCGTGGCGCTGCTGTCCACCGGCGATGAGGTCGTCCCGCCCGGTCAGCCCCTCACGGCCGGGCAGGTGTACGACAGTAACAGCGTGGGCCTGCGCGCCATGCTGATCGAGGCCGGGTGCGAGGTCATCCCCCTCGGGCACGCCCCGGACAGCCCCGAGGCCCTCCAGGCCGCCATCGACCGTGCGGGCGGCGCGGACGCGCTGCTGACCAGCGGCGGCGTCAGCATGGGCAAATACGACTTCATGCGCGACCTGCTGATCGAGCAGGGCCGCGTGAGCTTCTGGAAAGTCCGCATGCGCCCCGGCGGTCCCGCCATCCTGGGCGGCTGGAACGGCCTGCCTGTCTTCGGCCTGCCGGGCAACCCGGTCAGCAGTCTCGTGGTGTTCCACGTGATCGTCCGGCCCGCCCTGACCGGCCAGCCCCCGCAGACGCTGCGCCTGCGCGCCGCCACGCCCTTCCGCGCCCTGCCCGACAAGACCGCCTTCTGGCGCGCGTCCATTCAGGACGGCCGGGTCAGCGATTACGGCCAGCAGGGCAGCGGCATCCTCCGGTCGCTCAGCGAGGCCGGGGCGCTCGTCATCGTGCCTGAAGGCCAGCCCGTCCAGCCTGGGGACGATGTGGACGTGATCCTGCTGTAA
- a CDS encoding glycoside hydrolase family 13 protein, which produces MNPLRPDHSRDTHPITPDWVADAVFYQIFPDRFARSGRVTGLNLQAWGDTPHFHKYMGGDLWGVIERLDHIQSLGVNAIYFCPVFQSASNHRYHTHDYYRVDPMLGGNEALRALIDAAHARGLRVVLDGVFNHASRGFFQFNDLLEQGEASAYRDWFHVDGWPLQAYDDTRPANYAAWWGNRALPKFNTGNPAVRDFLWDVAEYWMQFGIDGWRLDVPNEIDDDSFWQEFRRRVKAVNPEAYIVGEIWGDAHRWLQGDQFDAVMNYHFTRPCLAFFGARTLDHPMNERSGTGRVDPMTAEAFAARMTDVTRMYHPDIVRAQLNLLDSHDTARFLTAVSGDATAYRLATVFQMTYVGAPCIYYGDEIGLPGGPDPDCRRAFPWNEQEWDGDTLALTRALTAARHATPALTRGTFEVTHAQGEGVVFMRRHEAGNAHIALNTAPNEAHLPVTGVTPGQYRDVLTGRTLTLTADTPLSVPARGALVLVPLG; this is translated from the coding sequence ATGAATCCGCTGCGCCCCGACCATTCCCGCGACACGCATCCCATCACGCCCGACTGGGTGGCGGACGCGGTGTTCTACCAGATCTTCCCCGACCGTTTCGCCCGCTCAGGCCGCGTGACGGGCCTGAACCTGCAGGCCTGGGGCGACACGCCGCACTTCCATAAGTACATGGGCGGTGACCTGTGGGGAGTGATCGAGCGGCTGGATCACATTCAGAGTCTGGGTGTGAACGCCATCTACTTCTGCCCGGTGTTCCAGTCGGCCAGTAACCACCGCTACCACACGCACGACTACTACCGCGTGGACCCCATGCTGGGCGGGAACGAGGCCCTGCGCGCCCTGATCGACGCGGCGCACGCGCGCGGTCTGCGCGTGGTCCTCGACGGCGTGTTCAACCACGCCAGCCGGGGGTTCTTCCAGTTCAACGACCTGCTGGAGCAGGGCGAGGCGAGCGCGTACCGCGACTGGTTCCACGTGGACGGCTGGCCGCTCCAGGCGTACGACGACACCCGCCCCGCCAATTACGCCGCGTGGTGGGGCAACCGCGCCCTGCCGAAGTTCAACACGGGCAACCCGGCCGTGCGGGACTTCCTGTGGGACGTGGCCGAGTACTGGATGCAGTTCGGGATTGACGGCTGGCGGCTGGACGTGCCGAACGAGATCGACGACGACTCCTTCTGGCAGGAGTTCCGCCGCCGCGTGAAGGCCGTGAATCCCGAGGCGTACATCGTCGGGGAGATCTGGGGCGACGCGCACCGCTGGTTGCAGGGCGACCAGTTCGACGCGGTCATGAACTACCACTTCACGCGCCCCTGCCTGGCGTTCTTCGGGGCGCGCACCCTGGACCACCCCATGAACGAACGCAGCGGCACCGGCCGCGTGGACCCCATGACGGCCGAGGCGTTCGCGGCCCGCATGACCGACGTGACGCGCATGTACCACCCGGACATCGTGCGCGCGCAGCTGAACCTGCTGGACTCGCACGACACCGCCCGCTTCCTGACAGCCGTGAGCGGCGACGCGACCGCGTACCGGCTGGCAACCGTGTTCCAGATGACGTACGTGGGCGCGCCCTGCATCTACTACGGTGACGAGATCGGCCTGCCCGGCGGGCCCGACCCCGACTGCCGCCGCGCGTTCCCGTGGAACGAACAGGAGTGGGATGGGGACACCCTGGCCCTGACCCGCGCCCTGACGGCCGCCCGGCACGCCACGCCCGCCCTGACGCGCGGTACCTTCGAGGTCACGCACGCCCAGGGCGAGGGCGTGGTCTTCATGCGCCGTCATGAGGCGGGCAACGCGCACATTGCCCTGAACACCGCGCCGAACGAGGCGCACCTGCCGGTCACGGGGGTCACGCCCGGCCAGTACCGCGACGTCCTGACAGGCCGCACCCTGACCCTGACCGCCGACACGCCCCTGAGCGTCCCGGCCCGTGGGGCGCTGGTCCTCGTTCCGCTGGGGTAA